ATGCAAATAATTCAGCCATGAGCGCTGAGGCATATCCACGGTGCCTCCTGACCGTCAAGGCCTTTTCCAGACCCTGTGGCGCGATAGGTCACGGCGAACCCTGCGTCCTCCAGCAACCCCGTCAATTCGCTGTCCGTATAATAGGTGTAAAACCGCCCTACGCGATCGCGTTTGCTGCCCTCACCGGATTTCAGCGCAATGTGAAACCGGCCGCCGGGGTTCAGGGCGGTGGCGATTTGGGTCAAGTGGCGCGGCATGTCTTCGCGCGCGGCGTGCAAGAGTGAGAAATTGGCCCAGATGCCGTCATATTCATTCTCTGCATTCAGATCATCAAAGCTCGCTTGCCGCGCCGTGACGCCTGCATGGGCGGCGGCCATCTCGACCATTTCCGGCACCGGGTCGTAGGCGGTGACCACAAGGCCCGCGCGCGCCATTTCCGCTGCAAAGTCTCCGGGTCCACAGCCGAGGTCCAAAACGGTGCCTCCCTTCGGAATATCCGCGATGAACGCGGCCAGCAGCGGGTCTTTCGCCACCACGTCTTTGAGCATGTCGGCATATTCTGCTGCCTTGTCACCATAGACCTTCAGGGTTTCATTATCGCTCATAAGAACACTCCGACGCTGAGGCACAGGATTACAATCGTAGTCAGTAAAAGGCGTAGCGACATCCACCAGCTCGGCGTCAGCCCCCAGCGCCAGAAGGCGAAATCCAGCACCAGAAGGCCTGCAAAGCCGAAAATCAGGTTCATACCTGCTGTGACCGGCCCGCCGCCCGTCATGAAGAATGCCCAGAGGGCGGGAATGACGGACAGGGTGTAGCCAACGGCAGCCCGCGTCCCGGCGGTTTTGGTGGCAAACCCCCAGAGCACGCCAGACATGAAGGACAGGATAACCGAGCCGTAAAACAACTGGATGTAGGGGCCGATGAAGCGGGACCCGAGGCTGCGCAAACCCCAGTCGG
This genomic interval from Paracoccaceae bacterium contains the following:
- a CDS encoding class I SAM-dependent methyltransferase produces the protein MSDNETLKVYGDKAAEYADMLKDVVAKDPLLAAFIADIPKGGTVLDLGCGPGDFAAEMARAGLVVTAYDPVPEMVEMAAAHAGVTARQASFDDLNAENEYDGIWANFSLLHAAREDMPRHLTQIATALNPGGRFHIALKSGEGSKRDRVGRFYTYYTDSELTGLLEDAGFAVTYRATGSGKGLDGQEAPWICLSAHG
- a CDS encoding DUF3429 domain-containing protein — its product is MKRIPPAPLILGLAGLIPFLWGAATYLIEPLADWGLRSLGSRFIGPYIQLFYGSVILSFMSGVLWGFATKTAGTRAAVGYTLSVIPALWAFFMTGGGPVTAGMNLIFGFAGLLVLDFAFWRWGLTPSWWMSLRLLLTTIVILCLSVGVFL